TTATTTGGgctataaaatagataaattcgGTTTGCATACAgacgataaaaaaattgaagctATTGTTGCAGCACCGCCTCCAACTAATGTATCACAATTAAAAAGCTTCATGGGCTTAGTTAACTTTTATGCaaagttttgtaaaaatatgagtgatattttaaatccgATGtataaccttttaaaaaaaaatgtaaagtggAATTGGGATGAAAAGTTTATGAACGCctttattaagataaaaaaggTATTGAGTAGTTCCCCGGTGCTGGCGCATTACGACCCGAACCTGCCGCTCATACTGGCGGTCGACAGTAGCCCGTACGGCTTGGGCGCAGTGCTGCTGCAGCGCGGCGCGGACGGCGCCGAGCGGCCGGTGTGCTGCGCGTCCCGCACGCTCGCGCCCGCGGAGCGCAACTATGCGCAAATAGATAAGGAAGCGCTCGCCATTGTGTTCGGTGTGACGAAACACCACCAGTACCTATACGGGCGGCATTTCATTTTGCGCAGCGATCACCGCGCTCTGAGTTACATATTTGGGAAGAATCGGGGCATCCCGTTGACTGCGGCGAGTCGCTTACAGAGATACGCGGTCAAATTATGTGCGTACGATTTCGAAATTGAGTTCGTTAGGTCTATTGAAAACTGCCAGGCCGATGCGCTCTCTCGACTCCCCTTGAGCTCGACTAGCGGTCGAGTCAAGAGCGAGACGGAAAGATGtagctatcttaattttattcaagaaaattttCCTGTCAGTTTTAAAGAAATCAAGACTGAGATCGCGAAAGATCCTTTATTAAGTAGAATCTACGGCTACGTAATGTTCGGTTGGCCGACTAAAGTTACATCTGAATTGGAAAAAccttattttaatagaaaagataatttatatatcGATCAAGGTTGTTTAATTTGGGGGTATAGAATGATAATTCCTAAAAAGTTACGCCAGATGGTACTAAAAGAGATACACGACGGACATCCCGGTATagttaaaatgaaacaaatcgCTCGTAACTATGTGTACTGGGACGGCTTAGACGCCGACATTGAGCGCGTGTCGGCGCAGTGCACGGCGTGCGTGTCGCAGCgccccgcgccgcccgccgcgccgctgcACTCGTGGCCCTGGCCCGCCGAGCCGTGGTCGCGTTTGAATATCGACTTCTTGGGACCGTTCAATAACACGTATTACTTAGTTATCGTAGATGCTCATTCCAAATGGATCGAGGTCGAAAAGTTGCAGACCATATCCGCAGCAGTCGTTATAGGTCGTTTGAGGCAACTATTCGCTAGGTTCGGGCTCccaaaaattatacaaagtgACAATGGCCCGCCGATGTCGTCAGCGGAGTTCGGTTTGTATCTTAAACAAAACGGTATCAAACATAACCTCATAGCCCCATATCACCCTAGTAGTAACGGGGCCGCTGAAAATTCGGTACGTACTATAAAAAGAGTTCTTAAAAAAGCTGTTGTTGAGAAAATGGATGACTTAACTGCGCTCAGTAGATTTCTTTTTACGTATCGAAATACGGAGCACAGCACCACGGGGCGAGAGCCCGCCGTGGCTATGTTCGGTCGGCGGCTGCGCGGCCGCCTCGACCTACTGCGGCCCGACGCCGCCGAGCGCGTGCGCGCCGCGCAGCAGGCGGCCGAGCGCCGCACCGCGCCGCCGCACGCGTTGCGCGAGGCGCGGCCCGGCGACGCGGTGCTCATACGGGATTATGCTAGAAATAGTTCTAAATGGGCGGAGGGTGAAGTACTAGAGCGTAAAAGTCCTGTGTCCTATGTAGTTAAGGCTAAGGATGGCCGGATACAGAAACGCCATATCGATCAAATCCTAACAGACAAACGCAAGTCTCGGCATTCGCTAGCTCTAGTGGCTCCTATTGGTGAAGATACTCCCAGCTCAATGACTAATAAGCCTGTGGAAACAGAACAATTGGAAGTTGGTTTGGCTGATATTGGAGGAGGTTTAGTTTCTAATAGTGTGGAATGTGAAGAAACTAAACTTCCTGGGCTGGAAGAAACTGAGGATAGTATGCGTCCGCGTCGGGAAGCTGCACTAGAATgtgttaaaaagataaaaagaaaagagtagcttctattatgttattataatgtCTAGTAGACTGTGATAGAAATCTAATTGTGTTATTTGTATACCTATTCCGTATTGTGTACCGTATAATCACTTACTAATCAAAATTATGTGTATCTAATAATCATAATGTTAGTCTAAGTAATcatcatgtatattatttatataagatcatgtatattatttatataagaggGGGACAATGATGTGTATGAAATATGTAGGTAGTTTTGTAATGACTGCACCATGTGGGTATGTCAGTATAAGTGACCAATAAATCAGTTCAGTATCTGGATCTCGTGGTTTTAATACACAACACTATCATTGTAAATATGGAAGTTTTGCGCCTTGTACAAATAATACGCAATGTCTTGGTTACTGTGATTTGACTATTGTTTCTTTCTAGGCTGAAATTACGCCTACATTATTTTTCTTACCTAATGTTACACAAAACGTAACAATGTTATATTGCTGTGATTCGCCTTGACAGAAAATATATTGTGCTTAGAAAGGAAGACTGTTTAAACGTAGTGTTCACATAGTTT
The sequence above is a segment of the Pararge aegeria chromosome Z, ilParAegt1.1, whole genome shotgun sequence genome. Coding sequences within it:
- the LOC120636578 gene encoding uncharacterized protein K02A2.6-like encodes the protein MRSRLFAEKNIDYRRAVELALALEAAERHATTACATVAPGARALSDGAFNDDGLHRVGPVRGSQVAGGGSGNGVAGRRACARCGKGHPGRCRYRYHSCDLCGQKGHLKAMCEMQKRSEVSARVKQNRGQIYFNNSSSESENDCHFYNIISGGDEGPYYALLNINNASHKFEIDTGSKISAISQQYYNKFFSIFPIQSKTLILKSYTGDIIETIGYILVDVVCGTKSAKLKLHVVPNGGPPLMGRAWIKELKLSVIQCHNLCSEDSIALSLKEEYPEVFAEGLGTFKSRFRLRLKDDTPVFVKARALPLALREPVARELDRLQREGVIYKVDRSDYGTPIVPVVKSNGSIRICGDYKITLNPRLKDFHYPLPRIEDLFAALGGGEQYTKLDLSNAFQQCVLEDESQPMTAITTHMGTFVYRRVPFGIKCIPENFQKIMEETLSGLPSTAVFADDICVTGKDKSTHLSNLKAVLQRLKENGLRINWSKCKFFKDSVTYLGYKIDKFGLHTDDKKIEAIVAAPPPTNVSQLKSFMGLVNFYAKFCKNMSDILNPMYNLLKKNVKWNWDEKFMNAFIKIKKVLSSSPVLAHYDPNLPLILAVDSSPYGLGAVLLQRGADGAERPVCCASRTLAPAERNYAQIDKEALAIVFGVTKHHQYLYGRHFILRSDHRALSYIFGKNRGIPLTAASRLQRYAVKLCAYDFEIEFVRSIENCQADALSRLPLSSTSGRVKSETERCSYLNFIQENFPVSFKEIKTEIAKDPLLSRIYGYVMFGWPTKVTSELEKPYFNRKDNLYIDQGCLIWGYRMIIPKKLRQMVLKEIHDGHPGIVKMKQIARNYVYWDGLDADIERVSAQCTACVSQRPAPPAAPLHSWPWPAEPWSRLNIDFLGPFNNTYYLVIVDAHSKWIEVEKLQTISAAVVIGRLRQLFARFGLPKIIQSDNGPPMSSAEFGLYLKQNGIKHNLIAPYHPSSNGAAENSVRTIKRVLKKAVVEKMDDLTALSRFLFTYRNTEHSTTGREPAVAMFGRRLRGRLDLLRPDAAERVRAAQQAAERRTAPPHALREARPGDAVLIRDYARNSSKWAEGEVLERKSPVSYVVKAKDGRIQKRHIDQILTDKRKSRHSLALVAPIGEDTPSSMTNKPVETEQLEVGLADIGGGLVSNSVECEETKLPGLEETEDS